Part of the Gilliamella sp. wkB7 genome is shown below.
AACCGTTAGCAATCGAAAATCATTATTGTGATAGTCAAGCTGAATTAGATAAAGCGATTCATAATCATGTATACAAAGTATTCATGTTATCTCAGGAGTTACCGATTTCGATTTGTCGCTATCAATTAGCTCAAGAGAATTATATGAGTATTGTGATCCATCATATTGCATTTGATGGTTGGTCAATTGATCTGTTCATTAATGAGTTCAGACAGTTATATCAATACTATGAGGCTTTATCTTTAGGTGATAGTAATCAAGCGGTTGCATTTAACTTACCACCTGTCGAAGTGCAATATAAAGACTTTGCTTTATGGCAACGGCAGTATTTACAAGGTGATATTTTGAATCAGCAATTGCGGTTCTGGCAAGATCAACTAGCTGATTTTGAACCGCTTAATTTGCCAACTGACTATGTTCGTCCGCAGCAAATTGATTATACTGGTCAAAATCTCATGTTTGAGCTTGATTATGATATCAGCCAACAAATACGTTCATTAGCAAAAGAACTTAATGTTAGTGTTTATTCAGTGCTACTTAGTGGTTTCTATTTACTACTTAGTTCATTTAGCAATCAAAAAGATATTATCATTGGTTCACCAATTGCTGGAAGACATTATCAGGGTACAGAAAATACCATAGGCTTCTTTGTTAATACATTAGCATTAAGAAAATGTATTGAACCAAGCGACAGCCTAAAAATGTTCATTTTGCAGACCAGTGAATTAATTACACAAGCTCAACAATATCAAGATCTACCATTTGAGCGCTTAGTTGATGCTTTATCGATTGAAAAAGATACCTCAAGGCATCCTATTTTCCAAGTAATGTTTGGCGTACAGTCATTTGGTGAAGACGGGAAAGAGGATAATTTATTGCAACGTTATTATAATGACAATGCAAGTTATCAAGCTGCTAAGTTTGATATGACCGTAATGCTTGATGATTCTAAACCAGCGATAACTGGCTTGTTCAATTATGCTACTAAACTCTATAAGCCGCAGACTATTGAACACTATATCACTATTTATGAATCAATCTTGCAACAATTTACAAAGATGTATCAACAGCAACAAGCTCTGACAGACTTACGTCTGATTGATAACTTAACTTATCAAAAAGTGATCTTTGATTGGAATAAGACGCGTTGCGATTATCCAACCGATGTGACAATGCATCAATTGTTTGAAAGACAAGTATTAAGAACACCAAATAATCTAGCTTTAGTTTATGAAAATGATCGCTTGACCTATCAAGAGCTTAATGAACAAGCTAATCAGCTAGCACATTATTTGCGAGAAAACTTTAATATTCAGCCTGATGATTTGGTGGCGATCTGTCTTGAACGTTGTAAATATATGTTGGTAAGTATCTTAGCTATCTTGAAGGCAGGAGGGGCTTATGTACCAATGGATCCTAATATGCCAGAAGATCGTCTCAGTTATATGATAGAAGATACCAAAGCTAAGGTTGTATTAACGACTAACTTAAGTTACGAAAAGATCAATTCTTTAGTTTCTAAGGATCAAGTTGCATTGAACTTGCAATCCTCACAAACTATTGATTGCTTGAGTAAATATCCAACAACTAATCCAACGCCATTGGCACAACCTAAAAACTTAGCTTACGTAATTTATACCAGCGGTACGACTGGTAAGCCAAAAGGTGTAATGTTAGAGCACCAAGGTGCGGTTAACCGTATTATTTGGATGAATAACGAGTATCCGATTACTGAAAAGGATCATATTTTACAAAAAACAAATTATACCTTTGATGTTTCGGTGTGGGAGCTATTTTGGGCGAATTGGTATGGTGCTTGTATTGTTTTTGCTCATTCAGAACTTTATAAAGATAATGTTTATCTTGCAGAGTTGATTGAAGCTGAACAAATCACCGTATTACATTTTGTGCCATCTATGTTAGTTGCATTTGTGGAAACATTAGAAGCGCAACCTAATTTGGTTCCTAAAGTTCAGGGATTAAAATATCTGTTCTGTAGTGGTGAAGCACTTAATCTTTATGAAGTGAAAAAATGTCAAGTGTTGATGCCAAACTGTGAGGTACATAATCTTTATGGACCAACAGAAGCAACCATTGATGTCCTTTATTATGATTGTAACAATCCGAATATTTCACAAGTATTAATCGGTAAACCTATTGCTAATACTTCGGCTTATGTTCTTAATGAATTATTACAGCCAGTACCTATTGGCGGAATAGGTGAGTTGTATGTCGGTGGTGATAATGTCGCTAGAGGTTATCTAAATAACATTCCATTATCAAATGAACGTTTTATTGCTAATCCGTTCCAAACGGAAGCAGAAAAAGCACAAGATTACAACGGTCGAATTTATAAAACCGGCGATCTTGTTCGTTCTTTAGCTGATGGTAATATTGAGTATTTAGGTCGTAATGACTTCCAAGTTAAAATTCGCGGATTCAGAATTGAACTAGGTGAAATTGAAGCTCGATTAACCCAATATAATGGAATTAAACATAGCATTGTTATCGCTTATGAACAGGCTTCGGGCAGTAAGTATTTGGTTGCTTATTATCTTGCTAATGAGGAGATTGATAGCCAATTATTACAAGCTCATTTAAATGAAACTTTACCGGGATATATGATTCCGTCAGCATTTATATATTTAACTGAATTACCAATTACTTCAAATGGTAAGTTAAATCGTCGAGCTCTACCAAAACCAGAGCTTACCGATAAGGTTGAGTATGTCGCGCCAGAAAATGATGCTGAAAGAAGATTATGTGACATCTTTGCTAATATCCTTAAAATTCCTGCTGAAGAAATTAGTATGCATGATAGTTTCTTCCGATTAGGTGGTAATAGTATCTTGGCTATGATGCTTAATAACCGAATTAATGATGCGTTTAAAGTTAAAATGCGTTTAGTTGATATTTTAAGTGTCAACACAATTCGGGAATTAGCGAAAAAAATCTCAACGGCTAAACAGCAGTTTAATCCTATTGTGGAATTAAGAGTTGATCATGAAAAACCACAAATTTTTATGATTCACCCTGGATTAGGCGGATGTGATGTTTATCAATCATTAGCGAATAAGTTATCTTCAAAATACAGTTGTTTTGGTGTAGATTCTTACAATTTATATCATGACAAACCTATTGAGGATCTCAATGTATTAGCGCAATATTATTTGGATCATATCAATAAAGTTGCAACGAAAGAACAGCCAATCAAATTACTTGGTTGGTCTTTAGGTGGCAACATTGCGTTACAAATCGCAGTACTACTTGAGCAGCAAGGAATCGAAAAGATTGAAGTTTATCTATTGGATACTTGGCTATTAAAAGAGCAGGATTTAGAACAATATAATCATCCAGTAAACATTACTCATGCTATGGATCGATTAAATCTACCTGCGCATGTACGCGATCAGATTGAGGTTTATGCAAAAATTGATAACAAGCTCGTTATACAGCCAATATCTGCTCAATTGAAACACACTCAAGTTGTGTTGTTTAAAGCTGAACAGATTGAACAAGGTAGAGATTTAGCTGAAAAATATGTATTAAATAATATTGATACTTATTTGCAGGATAATTCTCAATTAAAATTGGTTAAGTTAGATTGTGATCACTACACAATTTTATCTCATGAACAAGAGATCTTAGCTCAAATTTTATAACCTTAATATTAACTATCCCCTTAAAATAAACCTTATTTTAAGGGGATGCTTTTTAGGTAAAGATAATGAACTTTATTTATTTAGCGAATATCAATAATCTATCGTGGTCTGTTTTACAGGATCAAAAAAAAATACTTAGCCACTCCGCGCAGTTAGATATCGAGAAATATAAATTTGAGCAAGATAAATGCCGTAGTTTAGTTGGCAAAATGCTGTTGCTTTATTCTTTACAATGTCATGAACAATTACAACAATCCCACTTACCCATCATTGATTATGGTCTTTACCGAAAGCCATTTATTCATTCAATGAAAGGACATTTCAATATTTCACATTCTCATGATTGGGTTGCTTGTGTATATAGTAGTAATGGTGAAGTTGGTATAGATATTGAACACATTAAGCCAGTTAATATTATTGACTATCAAGATGTTATGACTGGAAATGAGTACCAAAGAGCACTTAATAATCCAAATTTTGACTTCTTTCAATTATGGACATTAAAAGAAGCAATTATGAAAGCTCAAGGGCAGGGATTCTATCTCTCACCATCTTCGTTTGAGTTACCGTTCCCCTTTTATAATGATGAGATTGTAGAAATTAACCACACACGTTGGTTTGTTTATAGTCAAAGCTTTGCCAATGAATATAAGTTGTCTTTGGCTTCTTTATATCCAATCGTTGAAAATGTACAAGTCATTCCATTGCAACTCGATCAATTTTGGCAGTAATTAATTATTAAAGTGACACTTAATTATAAAGTAGATAAAATAGCAAAAATTATACATTTATAAAATAACAATTAGAGTAAATCGGAATGGCAAAGCAAATTAAAGTAATAAAATGTCCAAATTGCGGCAGTATAGAAAAAACGGAAATAAAACCTGAACATTATCGTTGTGAAAATTGTAATACCGAATATTTTTTAGATAGTGATGATATAAATGTAAATGTTAAATATCATAATCATAATCAGAATAGTACACAAACAAATTATCTTGATGAAGCTAACATTAAATCAATTATTATTATTGTTGCATGTATCGTTGTTGCTATTGTTTTCGGTAGTTTGATTTCAATATTCTTTAAATCAAAATCCTATTCGAATAATTCATATTCAAATCCTCCTGTAACTCATACAACAAAATCAACAAAGAGTGATACAACCTTACCTGCTGAGACAAAAAATAGTGTCAAAGACGTTAATTATCATTATTGTTCATTAACGTTAGTTGAGAACAAACCTTTCATTATTAGCATTGCTCAACGCAAATACAGCCAATCAAGCCAAAGTAAATACTTTTTTATTGTTCATGATTTGCTTGCTTATAAAATTGTTCAAGAAAGTGAAATTGCAGATTTAAAATTGGATAATTTTGGGAACGTAAAATGGGATTCCTATGATTTTACTCAAGATAAAACTTATCTAACTGCAGGAAAACGAGCCGCTTTCCTACTTGATAAAAAGAAACTTACTTTGACGGATGTAACCTCATCATTATTAGAAAATTACCCTCAATACAATACGGGTATAGCATCGATTAATATTACCACTGCTCAAAGTACAAGAGGTGCTCGTGTTTTCCATATACTTACTGATGATGGACAAAAAATTTATTATTTTCCAATTCAGGACAAAGCTTATGTCGATAATAACGATTTTTACATGGCACTTAAGAACTTTGATCAAGTAAATGATAGCAGTGAACATACGGCTTTTAGCTTTGCTCAACGATATGATAAAGATTTTAAATTAATTAAATTCATCTATGTCAGCCCTGATGGCAAAAGTTATTATACCTTTACTTCCGCTGATGTAGGCGATGAAAGAACAGATGGTTCTGGTAAATTCACTGATGAGGCAAGTGCTTATAACATTGATAATACTTTTTATCGAAATTCTAAATATCGATTAGTTTCTCATCAAAATTTAACGCCGAACAGATTATATTTTAGCCCTGAAATTGTTTATTTTGACGATACTTCATTAATTATAAAAACTAAAGCGAGTGCTAGCCCTGATTCACATTACAATTACCAAAGACTTGATACAAACACAGGCAAAGTATTGTGGACACTATCGGAAGATAAGATTAGGATTAAAGAGGTCACTCATTTAAATGATAATTTTATTGCTAAACAAAACTGTGATAAATATGCAATTATTAGTTCCGATGGAACGATTTCAAAAGAAATAACATTAACTCAAGAAAAATAAAATATAAGGTAATCTAAATGGCTTTAGGCAATTTTTTTAAAAAACAATTAAAAACAGTCATAGAATGGACAAACCAAGAGCCGGATGTCTTATTCTATGAGTTTCCAACCCCAACAAGCGAAATAAAAAATGCCAGTAAACTCATTATTAATCCTGGTCAGGGTTGTATTTTAGTTTACAAAGGTGAAGTAATTGATGTAATTATCAAATCGGGGATTTACGAACTTTCAACATCAAACCATCCATTTATTACGAACTTGGTGAAAATATTACAGAGTTTTGAAAGTGAAAATAAACTGCATGTTTACTTTTTCCGATTAGCTAGCTTAGTTGATCAGAAATGGGGAACAGCAACACCAATTAAGTATGTTGATAGTGTATATCAATTTCCAATTGAGCTTGGTGCTTATGGTACCTATTCGATTAAAATTGAGCATGCTGGGCTGTTTTTCAAAGAAATTGTTGGGACCAATTCAATTTATACAGCAAAAGATCTTAATAAGTTGATGATGTCACGTATTATACCTACCATCTCATCACAGTTAGCGACTGAAAGTTATTCATATCAGAATATAGATTCTCAGTTAATTATGTTATCTCAACAAATTAAAGATAATCTTCAAGTTCCTTTTACTAAATTAGGTCTTGTTTTGGATGATTTTCAAGTTGAAGCAACATCGTTTAATCAAGAAACATTGGATCGAATCAATAGAATTGCCGATTCAAGAACTGATGCACTAGCGGCCAAAGAAGTTGGCTTGAATTATGTTGAACATGAAAAACTTAAAGCTCTACGTGATGCAGCACAAAATGAAGGTGGACTTGCTGGAGCTGGTTTACAAATCGGTGCAGGTGTGGAGTTAGCTAAATCGTTTGATCTAAACAATACAAATACGACTTCGACAGCGAATAATACAGCAAATAGTAATGAAGAAATCATCAAGCAATTAAAACAATTGAAAGAGCTAGCGGATGCTGGGATTTTAACGCAAGAGGAGTTTAATGCGAAAAAAGCTCAATTGCTTGAAAAGATTTAAAAAATGATGTAACAGTAAATTTATTAGTTTGTTGATAATTGTTTATTTTACAGAAACAGATATAAGTTAAAATTAAGAATAGATGTGATTATTGATTTAAACTTAATCAATATCAAGAAATTGCTCAATTCATCAATATGTTATTGAGCAATTTTTCTAGCCAATTAGTTATCTATTATATCGAAATATTCGAATTCACACTTGCCGTTGGTTGCTTGTTTTGCTTGAGTTGAGGCAAAAATACCAACTTTGGCACCCATCCATTTCCCTTTACCTGCGGCAAAATTACGTGTTATTTTTATCCATTGATTATCTTGTTTTGCATAATAAAATTGGCAAATCCCATTGAGTCCAACATCAACCTTAAATTGGCAAACAGATGTACTGAGTTGCGTAATTTCTTCCTGATATTCATCAACGATACCTGAATCTTTCATCCACCCGTAACGATAGCACAAAATATATTTGTCATGGTTAAAGTTAATGGTCAGTGCTGCATAACGTTCACCATAGATAATTAAGCCAGCAAAATCACCAGATTGTTCAGGAATGAATGTCACTTTGGTTTGAGCACTGAATTGAAATGATGAAAATTTTTGTAATAAAAGATTCGGCGCAAAATAGAGTGTTTGTTGTTGATTACGGATTGGAAGCGGCACACAATTTAGAGTCAATGTTCTCCTATTTTCAGCTAACCACTGTTTTTGTGGATTAGCTAGCCATTGCCATTGTAAACCAAACTTACCCTCTTGAAAATTATCACTGGTTTGAATTTTATAATCGACGGCGGAGTGATTAACGGTTGGTTTTTTTGCGGATAAAACAGGTTGACCTGCAATGTTATCATCAATTATTTCACCAATTCTTGGCCAGTCATCTTCACCCCAATACATGGGTTGTAAATGAACTATGCGACCGTATAAATGAGCATCTTGAAAGTGTACAAACCAACATTCATTATTTTGCAATTCTACCCATCCCCCCTGATGAGGGCCATTGATTGGCGTATTACCTTGAAAAAGAACGTTACGGGCGACCCAAGGACCTTTAATATGTTTACTGCGTAATATCGTTTGCCAACCTGTTTCAACGCCTCCCGCTGGTGCAAAAATATAATACCAATCGTTTCTTTTATATACTTTGGGTCCTTCAAGTGTCGGTAAATCAGCCGTTCCATCATAAATAATTAGTCCTTCACCAATTAAGGCTGAACCATCACTTTCCATTTGAAACAGTTGTAATTTATGTTTAAGTCCACATCGGCTTTGTGCAAAAGCATGAATCAACCATGCATTACCATCATCATCCCAAAAAGGGCAGGGATCTATCCATCCCTTGGCTAATTGAACGCAGTGCGGGTTACTCCATTTTCCCCATGGATTGTCGGTATTGCACATAAATATACCTTCATCAGGCGTGCTAAAAAACACCCAAAATCTTTGGTCATGATAACGAATAGACGGTGCCCAAACCCCTTTACCAGGTTGAACTTCGTCATAACCAGATAAATTTAGTGAAGAAAAAACATGGTTAATAATCTGCCAATTTACCAAATTTTTGGAATGTAAAATCGGAATAGCTGGCATGTGATTAAAGCTAGATGAAACCATAAAAAAATCATCATTAACTCGAATAATATCTGGATCTGAATAGTCAGCGCAGATGATTGGATTTTTATAATAGTCAAAACTCATACTGTTCCCTTTTATTAAACTACTTTATTGATGTAAGTTTCAATCCTAATTGTGATTTTCAACGCTTTTTTGTCTGGTAAGTAAATCTTCTTGGATTTTTTCCATCATTTTGTTATCTAATTTATAAAAACGCATTAACCACCATAGTAATAAGTAAGAAAATGCAGGGCCAATGGTTAATAATCCGATAATCCCTTTAGTGGCAAGTGGTGTTTGGACATCTACACCTGCTTGATAACCGAGTAAACCTAGACAAACACCAACCAAAGCGCCGGCGACAGCCATACCCAATTTTAAGGCAAATAAATTACCAGAAAAAGAAAGGCCTGTTGCTCTTCTACCAAATTTCCATTCACCATAATCTGCTGCATTAGCCATCATATTCCATTTAAACGGTTGATACATTTGATGGAAAAAACCAATTAAAAAATAGAGTGGAAATACTACAGAGAGCCAAACGGGCGGCACAAAAAACATGATTACACCAATGGCAAATAGAATTAAATTTATATTTTTAAAAAGTTGGATTGCGGTAAATCGTTTTGCAAAATATCCCGCAGCCATTGCCCCGAGTATTGTGCCAATAACTGAAGTTGATACAAAAGCTGATTTCATTGCTGTTCCCGATGTAGAGCTAATTCCTCCTATCATTAAATAGGTGGCATAATAAAGGGTTGCAGAACTTCTCATTACTCCAGCCATACTTGAAAAAAAGGTAATAATCGCCACAATACACCATTGATCATTAGCTAATAAGCATTTCAAATCTTTTTTTACGCTAACGTTATTATCTTCAATCGGGGTGACTCTTTCTTTGGTTGTTAAAAAACAGAATATTAGCATTCCAATTGCAATCAAGCCCATAAATGCCATAGTGAGTTGAAAGCCAAGTTGTTTATCTTCTTTACCTAGCCAATCGACTAAAAATAATGTGCTCATTGAGACCATTAGACCTGATGCTGATGAGATAGTAAAACGAAACGATTGAGCTGAAAGTCTCTCTTTTTCATTTCGAGTGATAACCCCTCCGAGTGCACAATAAGGAATATTAATAAATGTATAGCAGAGCATTAATAATGCATAGGAGATATAGGCATAGAGTAATTTTCCTGAATAACCAAAATCTGGAGTCGTGTAGGTCATTACTGCCAAAACAGCGTATGGGATAGCAAACCAAATTAACCAAGGACGAAATCTTCCCCATTTGGTTTTAGTTCGATCAGCAAGCATTCCTGTTATTGGGTCGATGATTGCATCAAAAATTCGTGTTGCTAAAAACATAATCCCGACTGCTGCGGCTGATAGACCATAAATATCAGTATAAAAGTAGGTTAAAAACATAGTTACGGAAGAATAAACGATTCCGCATGCGGCATCACCCATTCCAAAACCAATTTTTTCCATGACTGATAATTTTTGATTATTATCCATCAATTTCTCCTTAGAATTATATAAACTCATTGCTTATCAAAATTTTTCATTAAATTGATAACTATTTAGAAGTTATTTTGTTAGTTAACGATTAGATGAGTTTATAAAATTCATTTTCAAAACAATATTATGATTTTACGTAAGTTAATTACAATATATGGTTAATGTGATAGATATCACAGTTCTGATTTTTATAACCTTGTTTTATGACAAGTGACTATCTTAAAAATAATGATAAATAGGAATAATTGATTTGTGGAACAAGAGAGGTGGATAAAGTTGATCTATTAGCTAATTAGATTACTATTATTTGATACTAATGGTTCTTTGTTAATCGAATATTTATGTTATGGTTAAAAGAATAATTTTAAATAATTATAGTAAGATTATAACTATTGGATTCAATAAATATGTTATGCCGACAAAATAGAGAATATCGTTTTTGAAACATTCGAAACATTCGAATCATTAAATAAACTATTCTTTATCAATATGTTATGTATTGATAAAGAATTGCATTGTGTTGCATTTAGTTCATATTTCTACAATGATTTGCTTTTACTTAGTTTAAATTATTCAACTAAATTCTTTGCTTATGACGCCATAGCCATTTGCCACTGATTAATCGTTGATAGAAGAATATACTTCTAATAATCCAATCTAAAAACATACCAAACCAAACACCAATAACACCAAAGCCGAGGTATACACCAAAAATATAGCCCACTACAATTCGGCACATCCACATACTGCCAATAGCTACCCACATGGTGTAGCTGGCATCTTTTGCGCCTTTAAAACCATAAGGCAAAACAAAAGAAGATGCCCAAAATGGGGTGAATAAAGCATTTAACCAAAGTAAATGTTTAGATATTTGAATAACCTCTTGATTATCGGTATACATAGAGCTTAATAGACCCGCAAATGGGATGGATAGAAACGCCAAAAAGCACAATAATATATTGGTCAAATGGAAGATAAATTTCAGTTGTCTGGTCGGTTGATAGATTTGTCCCATTCCAAGTCGTTTACCGACAATAATGGTCGATGTCGATCCTAATGTCCCTCCTGGTAAATTCAGTAATCCAGCAATCGAAAAGGCAATGAAATTAGCTGCAATGGTTGAGGTTCCCATACCGGCTACAAAAGTTTGAGTCAATAATTTACCAATATTAAACATCACAGATTCAACACTCGCAGGGATACCAATGCTCAGAATATCAATAAGAATTTTCGCATTGAACGAATGAAAATAGCTTCTAAATGGTATAAATAGTGCTCGACTCGGTTTGATCGTTAATACGATTAATATAAATATCATACCGCAGTAACGTGATGCCGTTAAACCAATGCCCGCACCAATAAAACCTAAACCCTCCCAATTAAATACACCATAAATCAGTACGTAACTTATTGATAAATTCAATATATTCATAATGATGTTTAAATACATCGGTAGTTTAGTATTACCTGCACCTCTTAACGCACCGCAACCCACTAAGATAAATGCTAATGCAGGATAACCCAATACAGTTAATTTAAGAAAGGTTAAAGTAAGTTCTTTGACATTTGGTTCAGCTTTTCCAGCAATGATTTCAACAATCCAATAGCCTGAAAATTCTACAAAAACAAAAAGTAAAAGTGAGACTATTATTAGTAAAGTGATGGATTGTCGTGCCGCTGAAACTGCTTTTTTTCGATTGTGACGCCCTAAACTGAAAGCAACTACAACGGACG
Proteins encoded:
- a CDS encoding EmmdR/YeeO family multidrug/toxin efflux MATE transporter yields the protein MNVQLVDRLKKSQLYQKRHSNNVLLWREIFPLAMPIFIENLSVILMGIFSTFLVSWIGNAEMAAVGLAESFNMIIMSFFMAVALGTSVVVAFSLGRHNRKKAVSAARQSITLLIIVSLLLFVFVEFSGYWIVEIIAGKAEPNVKELTLTFLKLTVLGYPALAFILVGCGALRGAGNTKLPMYLNIIMNILNLSISYVLIYGVFNWEGLGFIGAGIGLTASRYCGMIFILIVLTIKPSRALFIPFRSYFHSFNAKILIDILSIGIPASVESVMFNIGKLLTQTFVAGMGTSTIAANFIAFSIAGLLNLPGGTLGSTSTIIVGKRLGMGQIYQPTRQLKFIFHLTNILLCFLAFLSIPFAGLLSSMYTDNQEVIQISKHLLWLNALFTPFWASSFVLPYGFKGAKDASYTMWVAIGSMWMCRIVVGYIFGVYLGFGVIGVWFGMFLDWIIRSIFFYQRLISGKWLWRHKQRI
- a CDS encoding 4'-phosphopantetheinyl transferase family protein, translating into MNFIYLANINNLSWSVLQDQKKILSHSAQLDIEKYKFEQDKCRSLVGKMLLLYSLQCHEQLQQSHLPIIDYGLYRKPFIHSMKGHFNISHSHDWVACVYSSNGEVGIDIEHIKPVNIIDYQDVMTGNEYQRALNNPNFDFFQLWTLKEAIMKAQGQGFYLSPSSFELPFPFYNDEIVEINHTRWFVYSQSFANEYKLSLASLYPIVENVQVIPLQLDQFWQ
- a CDS encoding SPFH domain-containing protein — translated: MALGNFFKKQLKTVIEWTNQEPDVLFYEFPTPTSEIKNASKLIINPGQGCILVYKGEVIDVIIKSGIYELSTSNHPFITNLVKILQSFESENKLHVYFFRLASLVDQKWGTATPIKYVDSVYQFPIELGAYGTYSIKIEHAGLFFKEIVGTNSIYTAKDLNKLMMSRIIPTISSQLATESYSYQNIDSQLIMLSQQIKDNLQVPFTKLGLVLDDFQVEATSFNQETLDRINRIADSRTDALAAKEVGLNYVEHEKLKALRDAAQNEGGLAGAGLQIGAGVELAKSFDLNNTNTTSTANNTANSNEEIIKQLKQLKELADAGILTQEEFNAKKAQLLEKI
- a CDS encoding glycoside hydrolase family 43 protein, producing the protein MSFDYYKNPIICADYSDPDIIRVNDDFFMVSSSFNHMPAIPILHSKNLVNWQIINHVFSSLNLSGYDEVQPGKGVWAPSIRYHDQRFWVFFSTPDEGIFMCNTDNPWGKWSNPHCVQLAKGWIDPCPFWDDDGNAWLIHAFAQSRCGLKHKLQLFQMESDGSALIGEGLIIYDGTADLPTLEGPKVYKRNDWYYIFAPAGGVETGWQTILRSKHIKGPWVARNVLFQGNTPINGPHQGGWVELQNNECWFVHFQDAHLYGRIVHLQPMYWGEDDWPRIGEIIDDNIAGQPVLSAKKPTVNHSAVDYKIQTSDNFQEGKFGLQWQWLANPQKQWLAENRRTLTLNCVPLPIRNQQQTLYFAPNLLLQKFSSFQFSAQTKVTFIPEQSGDFAGLIIYGERYAALTINFNHDKYILCYRYGWMKDSGIVDEYQEEITQLSTSVCQFKVDVGLNGICQFYYAKQDNQWIKITRNFAAGKGKWMGAKVGIFASTQAKQATNGKCEFEYFDIIDN
- a CDS encoding glycoside-pentoside-hexuronide (GPH):cation symporter, translated to MDNNQKLSVMEKIGFGMGDAACGIVYSSVTMFLTYFYTDIYGLSAAAVGIMFLATRIFDAIIDPITGMLADRTKTKWGRFRPWLIWFAIPYAVLAVMTYTTPDFGYSGKLLYAYISYALLMLCYTFINIPYCALGGVITRNEKERLSAQSFRFTISSASGLMVSMSTLFLVDWLGKEDKQLGFQLTMAFMGLIAIGMLIFCFLTTKERVTPIEDNNVSVKKDLKCLLANDQWCIVAIITFFSSMAGVMRSSATLYYATYLMIGGISSTSGTAMKSAFVSTSVIGTILGAMAAGYFAKRFTAIQLFKNINLILFAIGVIMFFVPPVWLSVVFPLYFLIGFFHQMYQPFKWNMMANAADYGEWKFGRRATGLSFSGNLFALKLGMAVAGALVGVCLGLLGYQAGVDVQTPLATKGIIGLLTIGPAFSYLLLWWLMRFYKLDNKMMEKIQEDLLTRQKSVENHN